From Halobacterium sp. R2-5, the proteins below share one genomic window:
- a CDS encoding DUF87 domain-containing protein yields MADTAADGDQRIHVGETADGDRLDFPIVEMLTGRGFVTGKSGSGKSNTTSVVVEELLEAGYPVLIVDTDGEYYGLKEEYELLHAGADEECDIQVSVEHAEKLAHLALEENVPIILDVSGYLDDEEADDLLRETVRHLFAKEKKLKKPFLLVVEECHEYIPEGGGVGETGNLLIKVGKRGRKHGLGVVGISQRPADVKKDFITQANWLVWHRLTWENDTKVVGRIVGSEYADDVVDLGDGEAFIQTDWSDEMVRRVQFKRKRTFDAGATPGLDDFERPDLKSVSGSLMEDLGEITDRKEQEQNRVEELESKLENREERIAELESELETARDVSAAARKMANALAHGDGSPPDGYQATLQTKNEQIDRLESRIDELESKVENGAVSAAPTDDTTDAETDPAEPDTARAGDDADDGPQDAVVDAVQDRLRRRGERSKLQEGAGPGSESESDGPTPEAVVDLLQAPPVVTRVNAARRDSKCNDDAAWSVVSELATNPGTTAHDLAAAAGVDVEPVHTLLSELRSRDLVARNDRAYAFNADRMRTLVEHDDPSKPRTELRDQWEP; encoded by the coding sequence ATGGCAGACACCGCAGCGGACGGCGACCAGCGGATTCACGTGGGGGAGACGGCCGACGGCGACCGACTGGATTTCCCCATCGTGGAGATGCTCACCGGTCGCGGGTTCGTCACCGGGAAGTCCGGGTCCGGGAAGTCGAACACGACCAGTGTCGTCGTGGAGGAACTCCTCGAGGCCGGCTACCCCGTGCTCATCGTGGACACGGACGGCGAGTACTACGGCCTCAAGGAGGAGTACGAACTCCTGCACGCGGGCGCCGACGAGGAGTGCGACATCCAGGTGAGCGTCGAGCACGCCGAGAAGCTCGCACACCTCGCCTTAGAGGAGAACGTTCCCATCATCCTGGACGTCTCCGGCTACCTCGACGACGAGGAGGCCGACGACCTGCTCCGGGAGACGGTCCGGCACCTCTTCGCGAAGGAGAAGAAGCTCAAGAAGCCGTTCCTGCTCGTCGTCGAGGAGTGCCACGAGTACATCCCGGAGGGCGGCGGCGTCGGCGAGACCGGCAACCTCCTCATCAAGGTGGGCAAGCGCGGCCGCAAGCACGGTCTCGGCGTCGTCGGAATCAGCCAGCGCCCCGCAGACGTCAAGAAGGACTTCATCACGCAGGCGAACTGGCTGGTGTGGCACCGGCTCACGTGGGAGAACGACACCAAGGTCGTGGGCCGCATCGTCGGCAGCGAGTACGCCGACGACGTCGTCGACCTGGGGGACGGCGAGGCGTTCATCCAGACGGACTGGAGCGACGAGATGGTCCGGCGCGTGCAGTTCAAGCGCAAGCGCACGTTCGACGCGGGCGCGACGCCCGGCCTCGACGACTTCGAGCGCCCCGACCTGAAGTCCGTCAGCGGGTCGCTGATGGAGGACCTCGGGGAGATCACCGACCGCAAGGAACAGGAGCAGAACCGCGTCGAGGAACTCGAATCGAAACTGGAGAACCGCGAGGAGCGCATCGCGGAACTGGAGTCCGAACTGGAGACCGCGCGGGACGTCTCCGCGGCGGCGCGGAAGATGGCGAACGCGCTCGCGCACGGCGACGGCTCGCCCCCGGACGGCTACCAGGCGACCCTCCAGACGAAGAACGAGCAGATCGACCGCCTCGAGTCGCGAATCGACGAACTCGAGTCGAAAGTCGAGAACGGCGCAGTCTCGGCCGCGCCGACCGACGACACGACCGACGCAGAGACCGACCCGGCCGAGCCCGACACGGCCCGAGCCGGCGACGACGCCGACGACGGCCCCCAGGACGCGGTCGTGGACGCCGTCCAGGACCGCCTGCGGCGACGCGGCGAACGCAGCAAACTCCAGGAGGGCGCTGGACCCGGTAGTGAGAGTGAGTCTGACGGCCCGACACCGGAGGCGGTCGTCGACCTCCTGCAGGCGCCGCCGGTGGTCACGCGCGTGAACGCGGCGCGCCGCGACTCGAAGTGCAACGACGACGCCGCGTGGAGCGTCGTCTCCGAGCTCGCGACGAACCCGGGCACGACCGCCCACGACCTCGCTGCCGCCGCGGGCGTCGACGTCGAGCCCGTCCACACGCTGCTCAGCGAGCTCCGGAGCCGCGACCTCGTCGCGCGGAACGACCGCGCGTACGCGTTCAACGCCGACCGGATGCGCACGCTCGTCGAGCACGACGACCCCTCGAAGCCCCGCACGGAGCTCCGCGACCAGTGGGAGCCCTGA
- a CDS encoding aldo/keto reductase codes for MVHNDSETFDIGGELTVHRLGFGAMRITGEDVIGSPDDEDEARDVLRRAVDLGVDFIDTADSYGPGVSERLIREAGVTDDAVVATKAGLLRNRASDWIPHGDPDYIKNEALASLDRLGVDSIDLYQFHRPDPDTDFEDSVHAFAELEDDGLVDHVGLSNVSVEQLETARDIVDVATVQNAYNVADREHEAVLEACEDYGIGFIPYFPMGGGDLGGKRSDLEAVADDHDATVRQVALAWLLEHSPVTLPIPGTSSVDHLESNVAASGLDLSEDDLARLE; via the coding sequence ATGGTCCACAACGACAGCGAGACGTTCGACATCGGCGGCGAACTGACCGTCCACCGGCTCGGCTTCGGCGCGATGCGCATCACCGGCGAGGACGTCATCGGGTCGCCCGACGACGAGGACGAAGCCCGCGACGTGCTCCGGCGCGCCGTCGACCTCGGCGTCGACTTCATCGACACCGCGGACTCCTACGGCCCCGGCGTGAGCGAGCGTCTCATCCGCGAGGCGGGCGTCACCGACGACGCCGTCGTCGCGACGAAGGCCGGCCTGCTTCGGAATCGCGCCAGCGACTGGATCCCCCACGGCGACCCCGACTACATCAAGAACGAGGCGCTGGCCTCGCTCGACCGCCTCGGCGTCGACTCCATCGACCTCTACCAGTTCCACCGCCCCGACCCCGATACGGACTTCGAGGACTCCGTGCACGCGTTCGCGGAGCTCGAGGACGACGGCCTCGTCGACCACGTCGGCCTCAGTAACGTCTCCGTCGAACAGCTGGAGACCGCCCGTGATATCGTCGACGTCGCGACCGTCCAGAACGCGTACAACGTCGCCGACCGCGAACACGAGGCCGTCCTCGAAGCCTGCGAGGACTACGGCATCGGGTTCATCCCGTACTTCCCGATGGGCGGCGGCGACCTCGGTGGGAAGCGCTCGGACCTCGAAGCCGTCGCCGACGACCACGACGCGACCGTCCGGCAGGTCGCGCTCGCGTGGCTGCTCGAGCACTCGCCCGTGACGCTCCCGATTCCCGGGACGTCGAGCGTCGACCACCTCGAATCGAACGTCGCCGCCAGCGGCCTCGACCTCTCCGAGGACGACCTCGCGCGACTGGAATAA
- a CDS encoding cold-shock protein, whose protein sequence is MATGTVDFFNDTGGYGFIETDDADEDVFFHMEDIGGPDLEEGQEVEFDIEEADKGPRATNLTRL, encoded by the coding sequence ATGGCAACCGGTACGGTTGACTTCTTCAACGACACTGGCGGTTACGGATTCATCGAGACTGACGACGCGGACGAGGACGTGTTCTTCCACATGGAGGACATCGGCGGCCCGGACCTCGAGGAGGGTCAGGAAGTCGAGTTCGACATCGAGGAGGCCGACAAGGGTCCGCGCGCGACGAACCTCACTCGGCTGTAA
- a CDS encoding HAD family hydrolase: MTYDTVVFDNDGVLVGRTRYDVLQAATEDTFEQFGVTDPDPDDIEDMTIGATPKTVSDVCSRYGLKPGEFWPTRDQTAAEAQYEEVREGRKTLYDDLDTLHDLDASMGIVSSNQQATVDFVLEHFGVDDLFGAAYGREPTIESLRRRKPNSHYIDRALADLDADSALFVGDNESDVRAAENAGIDSAFIRRPHRRDWELNVWPTWEIDCLEDLHDIVES; encoded by the coding sequence ATGACCTACGACACCGTCGTGTTCGACAACGACGGCGTCCTCGTTGGCCGCACGCGGTACGACGTGCTGCAGGCGGCGACCGAGGACACGTTCGAGCAGTTCGGCGTCACCGACCCCGACCCCGACGACATCGAGGACATGACCATCGGCGCGACGCCGAAGACCGTCAGCGACGTCTGCAGCCGCTACGGGCTGAAGCCCGGCGAGTTCTGGCCGACGCGCGACCAGACCGCCGCGGAGGCCCAGTACGAGGAAGTCCGCGAGGGCCGCAAGACCCTCTACGACGACCTCGACACGCTGCACGACCTCGACGCCTCGATGGGCATCGTGAGTTCGAACCAGCAGGCGACCGTCGACTTCGTGCTCGAGCACTTCGGCGTCGACGACCTGTTCGGGGCGGCGTACGGCCGCGAGCCGACGATCGAGAGCCTCCGCCGCCGGAAGCCGAACTCCCACTACATCGACCGCGCGCTCGCGGACCTGGACGCGGACTCGGCGCTGTTCGTCGGCGACAACGAGTCGGACGTGCGCGCCGCGGAGAACGCGGGCATCGACTCGGCGTTCATCCGGCGGCCCCACCGCCGCGACTGGGAGCTGAACGTCTGGCCGACGTGGGAGATCGACTGTCTGGAGGACCTCCACGACATCGTCGAGAGCTGA
- a CDS encoding glycosyltransferase family 2 protein, which produces MEVSTPDGSWSGDARTAAVAGALSAVLVAPGVLLPGYARVGATAILLFGLALSTRAVAAALLAFVRREPPAEPPDSELPTVSVLVTAYNEADVLAETVEACLEVDYPREKLEVVVGYEAASTDGTGDVAAELVSADERVVAVERPAPPGGKAAATNYALDRAGGEVVFVLDADQRPERGALRRAVRWFEDDDVWCVKGRCFGTNPGDSLLSLCATVERGLVERTEFYVRDLVGGFALFTGGQALFRASALDEIGPFDESVLIEDVEMAYRVRRAGGEIRVDPGVVTRETNPASLSAWWSQRQRWARGGMQVARRHLDSGLTSDPPPLRARVDFALTLAAVVLLPLVALASPLLAVAWVYAAGQFPLGSTTAPLWAWVALGPILAASLLFALDYRDGRRHDRVEYAAPLLLWPYFALQALAVATAFVAEFVRRQPSVYVTSTAPSDD; this is translated from the coding sequence ATGGAAGTGTCGACGCCCGACGGGTCGTGGTCCGGGGACGCACGGACCGCCGCGGTTGCGGGTGCGCTGTCGGCCGTGCTGGTCGCGCCAGGCGTCCTCCTCCCGGGATACGCGCGGGTCGGAGCAACGGCGATACTCCTGTTCGGACTCGCGCTGTCGACGCGCGCGGTCGCAGCGGCGCTGCTGGCGTTCGTCCGCCGCGAGCCGCCCGCGGAGCCGCCGGATTCCGAACTCCCGACGGTGAGCGTCCTCGTGACCGCGTACAACGAGGCCGACGTGCTCGCAGAGACGGTCGAGGCGTGTCTGGAGGTCGACTACCCGCGCGAGAAACTGGAGGTCGTCGTGGGCTACGAGGCCGCGTCGACCGACGGCACCGGCGACGTTGCGGCGGAACTCGTGAGCGCGGACGAGCGTGTGGTTGCGGTGGAGCGACCCGCGCCGCCGGGCGGCAAGGCGGCCGCGACCAACTACGCGCTCGACCGCGCGGGCGGCGAGGTCGTGTTCGTGCTGGACGCCGACCAGCGCCCCGAGCGTGGTGCGCTCCGGCGGGCCGTCCGGTGGTTCGAGGACGACGACGTCTGGTGCGTGAAGGGGCGGTGTTTCGGGACGAATCCCGGTGACTCGCTGCTGTCCCTGTGCGCGACGGTCGAGCGCGGGCTCGTCGAGCGCACGGAGTTCTACGTCCGCGACCTCGTCGGCGGCTTCGCGTTGTTCACCGGCGGTCAGGCGCTGTTCCGGGCGTCCGCACTCGACGAGATCGGGCCGTTCGACGAGTCAGTTCTCATCGAGGACGTGGAGATGGCGTACCGCGTCCGGCGCGCGGGCGGCGAGATTCGCGTCGACCCGGGCGTGGTCACCCGGGAGACGAACCCGGCGTCGCTGTCCGCGTGGTGGAGCCAGCGCCAGCGGTGGGCCCGCGGCGGGATGCAGGTCGCGCGCCGCCACCTCGATTCGGGGCTCACATCGGACCCGCCGCCGCTACGGGCTCGCGTGGACTTCGCGCTGACGCTGGCGGCCGTCGTCCTGCTCCCGCTCGTCGCGCTGGCGTCGCCGCTGCTGGCGGTCGCGTGGGTCTACGCCGCCGGGCAGTTCCCGCTCGGCTCGACTACGGCGCCGTTGTGGGCGTGGGTCGCGCTCGGGCCGATTCTGGCGGCGTCCCTGCTGTTCGCGCTCGACTATCGGGACGGCCGCCGCCACGACCGCGTGGAGTACGCCGCGCCGCTGCTCCTGTGGCCGTACTTCGCGCTGCAGGCGCTGGCCGTCGCCACCGCGTTCGTCGCGGAGTTCGTGCGCCGGCAGCCCTCGGTATACGTCACGAGCACGGCGCCGTCCGACGACTGA
- a CDS encoding DUF192 domain-containing protein: MSWRTLAVVCLLVVAGCAGLSADSTTTPDATTNAGTDAATADDRTRVYIEDENGTELGSATVELAETQSERYTGLSEHESLGDDEGMLFVYDQEGHHTYVMRSMSFPIDIVYVGANGRITRIHHAPVEEDNEDLTGYEGVGKWVLEVPYNWTIEHGVEVGDRVRIED, encoded by the coding sequence ATGAGTTGGCGCACGCTCGCGGTGGTCTGCCTGCTGGTCGTCGCCGGCTGCGCGGGGCTCTCCGCGGACTCGACGACGACGCCGGATGCGACGACGAACGCGGGAACTGACGCGGCGACTGCCGACGACCGGACCCGTGTCTACATCGAGGACGAGAACGGCACCGAACTCGGGAGCGCCACGGTCGAACTCGCGGAGACGCAGAGCGAGCGGTACACGGGCCTGAGCGAGCACGAGTCCCTCGGCGACGACGAGGGGATGCTGTTCGTCTACGACCAGGAGGGCCACCACACGTACGTGATGCGCTCGATGTCGTTCCCCATCGACATCGTGTACGTCGGCGCGAACGGCCGCATCACGCGGATTCACCACGCGCCTGTCGAGGAGGACAACGAGGACCTCACGGGCTACGAGGGCGTCGGGAAGTGGGTGCTCGAAGTCCCGTACAACTGGACGATCGAGCACGGCGTCGAGGTCGGCGACCGCGTCCGTATCGAGGACTGA
- a CDS encoding ABC transporter ATP-binding protein, whose amino-acid sequence MSTAIEDDDPFEEQREEVDNAMYRLFDEYGRDNQFAALVGVLASVFARVLDLVPAIMLGYAVDALTQGQTFLPFLPASLRPATRTEELFAAVAVIAGAFFVGAGFHWLRNWGWNSFSQHIQHAVRTDTYDKMQRLNMDFFATKQTGEMMSILSNDVNRLERFLNDGMNSVFRLSVMVLAIGVVLFVYNWQLALITMLPVPVIAWFTYRFVKAIQPKYADVRSSVGHLNSRLENNLGGIQVIKTSNTESYESERVDGVSREYFDANWGAITIRIKFFPALRIIAGTGFVLTFLVGGYWVLVGPPPLMSGTLSAGEFVVFIQLSQQFVWPMAQFGQIINMYQRARASSERIFGLMDEPARIEENPGAKALDVADGDVVYDDVTFGYDDEPIVEDVDFEVEGGNTLALVGPTGAGKSTVLKLLLRMYDVDEGEIRIDGQDISEVTLPSLRQHIGYVSQDTFLFYGTVMENIQYGTFGADREEVVAAAKAAEAHDFITNLPEGYDTKVGERGVKLSGGQRQRIDIARAILKDPEILVLDEATSDVDTETEMLIQRSLDRLTEDRTTFSIAHRLSTIKDADKIVVLEDGKIVERGTHDELLAEDGLYANLWGVQAGEIDELPDEFIERAAERTAHVDEEAED is encoded by the coding sequence ATGAGTACAGCTATCGAAGACGACGACCCCTTCGAGGAGCAGCGCGAGGAGGTCGACAACGCGATGTACCGCCTGTTCGACGAGTACGGGCGGGACAACCAGTTCGCGGCGCTCGTCGGCGTCCTCGCGAGCGTCTTCGCGCGCGTGCTCGACCTCGTTCCCGCCATCATGCTCGGGTACGCCGTCGACGCGCTCACGCAGGGGCAGACGTTCCTCCCGTTCCTCCCCGCCTCGCTGCGGCCCGCGACGCGGACCGAGGAGCTGTTCGCGGCGGTGGCGGTCATCGCCGGAGCGTTCTTCGTGGGCGCCGGCTTCCACTGGCTGCGCAACTGGGGCTGGAACTCCTTCTCCCAGCATATCCAGCACGCCGTCCGCACGGACACCTACGACAAGATGCAGCGCCTGAACATGGACTTCTTCGCCACCAAGCAGACCGGCGAGATGATGTCCATCCTGTCGAACGACGTCAACCGCCTCGAGCGGTTCCTCAACGACGGGATGAACTCCGTGTTCCGGCTCTCCGTGATGGTACTGGCCATCGGCGTCGTGCTGTTCGTCTACAACTGGCAGCTCGCGCTCATCACGATGCTGCCGGTGCCCGTCATCGCGTGGTTCACGTACCGCTTCGTGAAGGCCATCCAGCCGAAGTACGCCGACGTCCGCTCTTCGGTCGGCCACCTGAACTCCCGGCTGGAGAACAACCTCGGCGGCATCCAGGTCATCAAGACGTCGAACACGGAGTCCTACGAGTCCGAGCGCGTCGACGGCGTCTCCCGGGAGTACTTCGACGCGAACTGGGGCGCCATCACCATCCGCATCAAGTTCTTCCCGGCGCTGCGCATCATCGCCGGGACGGGGTTCGTGCTGACGTTCCTCGTCGGCGGCTACTGGGTGCTCGTCGGGCCGCCGCCGCTGATGTCCGGAACGCTGTCGGCGGGCGAGTTCGTAGTGTTCATCCAGCTCAGCCAGCAGTTCGTCTGGCCGATGGCGCAGTTCGGCCAGATCATCAACATGTACCAGCGCGCCCGCGCGTCCAGCGAGCGCATCTTCGGGCTGATGGACGAACCCGCGCGCATCGAGGAGAACCCCGGCGCGAAGGCGCTCGACGTCGCCGACGGCGACGTGGTCTACGACGACGTGACGTTCGGCTACGACGACGAGCCCATCGTCGAGGACGTCGACTTCGAGGTCGAGGGCGGGAACACGCTCGCGCTCGTCGGCCCCACGGGCGCCGGCAAGTCCACGGTCCTCAAACTCCTGCTGCGGATGTACGACGTCGACGAGGGCGAAATCCGCATCGACGGACAGGACATCTCCGAGGTGACGCTGCCGAGCCTGCGCCAGCACATCGGCTACGTCAGTCAGGACACGTTCCTGTTCTACGGCACCGTCATGGAGAACATTCAGTACGGCACGTTCGGCGCCGACCGCGAGGAAGTCGTGGCGGCGGCGAAGGCCGCAGAGGCCCACGACTTCATCACGAACCTCCCCGAGGGCTACGACACGAAGGTCGGCGAGCGCGGCGTCAAGCTCTCCGGCGGCCAGCGCCAGCGCATCGACATCGCGCGCGCCATCCTCAAAGACCCCGAGATTCTCGTCCTCGACGAGGCCACTTCGGACGTCGACACGGAGACGGAGATGCTGATTCAGCGCAGCCTCGACCGCCTCACCGAGGACCGCACCACGTTCTCCATCGCGCACCGCCTCTCTACCATCAAGGACGCCGACAAGATCGTCGTCCTCGAAGACGGGAAGATCGTCGAGCGCGGCACCCACGACGAGCTGCTCGCGGAGGACGGCCTCTACGCGAACCTCTGGGGCGTGCAGGCGGGCGAAATCGACGAGCTCCCGGACGAGTTCATCGAGCGCGCGGCCGAGCGCACCGCCCACGTCGACGAGGAAGCCGAGGACTGA
- a CDS encoding creatininase family protein has translation MRLADATWTDADAADTDLALLPVGSTEQHGPHAPLGTDHVTAETVAETAASNYDSEVVVAPPLTVGVSEEHRQFTGTLWLSPETFRANVREVVASLASHGWDRVVVVNGHGGNAPALGEVCQRITRDGDAYAVPFTWFDAVGDHSSDMGHAGPLETAFLRHAHPKLVREDRLDEAREGASDRWGEWQSHANLAVDSAEFTENGVVGDPTDGDADRGEELLSLAVDSLCGLLDAVADRDTSRPPHK, from the coding sequence ATGCGACTCGCGGACGCGACCTGGACGGACGCCGACGCCGCCGACACGGACCTCGCGCTCCTGCCGGTCGGGAGCACCGAACAGCACGGCCCGCACGCGCCGCTCGGCACCGACCACGTCACCGCCGAGACCGTCGCCGAGACCGCGGCATCGAACTACGACAGCGAGGTCGTCGTCGCGCCGCCGCTGACCGTCGGCGTCTCCGAGGAGCACCGCCAGTTCACGGGGACGCTGTGGCTCTCCCCGGAGACGTTCCGCGCGAACGTCCGGGAGGTGGTCGCGAGCCTCGCGAGCCACGGCTGGGACCGCGTCGTCGTCGTGAACGGCCACGGCGGCAACGCCCCCGCGCTCGGCGAAGTCTGCCAGCGGATCACCCGCGACGGCGACGCGTACGCGGTGCCGTTCACGTGGTTCGACGCGGTCGGCGACCACAGTTCGGACATGGGCCACGCCGGCCCGCTCGAAACCGCGTTCCTCCGGCACGCGCACCCGAAGCTCGTCCGCGAGGACCGCCTCGACGAGGCCAGAGAAGGTGCCAGCGACCGCTGGGGGGAGTGGCAGTCGCACGCCAACCTTGCCGTGGACTCTGCGGAGTTCACGGAGAACGGCGTGGTTGGGGATCCGACCGACGGCGACGCGGACCGCGGCGAGGAACTGCTGTCGCTGGCCGTCGACTCGCTGTGCGGCCTGCTGGACGCCGTCGCCGACCGGGACACGAGCCGGCCGCCGCACAAGTAG
- a CDS encoding DUF5790 family protein: protein MSQSSLDDDELFGEAAEEMRADVEEHLDAAREQLPAADDVWTVDADNTLGVLNALRSALDTGDVEEHLRDAKKAFVVGERADAFEDADDLEAEIEAVEGVLGDLETAREQVGELASTIPELRSALEDAHEGGEDEAESADDDENEEDEA, encoded by the coding sequence ATGAGTCAGTCATCGCTCGACGACGACGAACTGTTCGGCGAGGCCGCCGAGGAGATGCGCGCCGACGTCGAGGAGCACCTGGACGCCGCCCGCGAGCAGCTGCCGGCCGCCGACGACGTCTGGACCGTCGACGCGGACAACACGCTCGGCGTGCTGAACGCGCTGCGCTCGGCGCTCGACACGGGCGACGTCGAGGAACACCTCCGGGACGCGAAGAAGGCGTTCGTCGTGGGCGAGCGCGCGGACGCCTTCGAGGACGCCGACGACCTCGAAGCCGAAATCGAGGCCGTCGAGGGCGTGCTCGGCGACCTGGAGACCGCCCGCGAGCAGGTCGGCGAGCTCGCGTCGACGATTCCGGAGCTCCGCTCGGCGCTCGAAGACGCCCACGAGGGCGGCGAGGACGAAGCGGAGAGCGCGGACGACGACGAGAACGAGGAAGACGAAGCGTAA
- a CDS encoding dihydroneopterin aldolase family protein: MATEAQQACFEAGIKFGALYHQFAGTPVSPESAPSLETAIEESIENQPFCESVTVDILTEKLDTEHGYTELTGEYMEVEVVVDYEGSEVVAEMAMHEGYPLMELASVE; the protein is encoded by the coding sequence ATGGCAACCGAGGCCCAGCAGGCGTGTTTCGAGGCGGGCATCAAGTTCGGCGCGCTCTACCACCAGTTCGCGGGGACGCCCGTGAGCCCGGAGAGCGCGCCGAGCCTGGAGACCGCTATCGAGGAGTCCATCGAGAACCAGCCGTTCTGCGAGTCCGTGACAGTGGACATCCTCACCGAGAAGCTGGACACCGAGCACGGCTACACGGAGCTGACGGGCGAGTACATGGAGGTCGAGGTGGTCGTCGACTACGAGGGCAGCGAGGTCGTCGCGGAGATGGCGATGCACGAGGGGTACCCGCTCATGGAGCTCGCGAGCGTCGAGTGA
- the azf gene encoding NAD-dependent glucose-6-phosphate dehydrogenase Azf codes for MDEPVLLTGAAGRVGQAILDGIGDDYEWRLFDREPPTGDVDHETVVGDITDEDVVRDAVDDVGAVVHLAGDPRPEAPWESVLRNNIDGTQTVLDAAVDAGVEKFVFASSNHAVGHFETERKPDLYKRDHDYRLDGSELPRPGNLYGVSKATGETLGRYYHDEHDLSFVAVRIGNLTAGHPPIDYERGQAMWLSPRDCAHLFDCCLRADYGYEIVYGISDNDRKYYSLERAREVLGYDPQDNSAEWDGDERVPDAE; via the coding sequence ATGGACGAACCGGTCCTCCTCACGGGCGCCGCCGGGCGCGTCGGGCAAGCCATCCTCGACGGCATCGGGGACGACTACGAGTGGCGGCTGTTCGACCGCGAACCGCCGACCGGTGACGTCGACCACGAGACCGTCGTCGGCGACATCACCGACGAAGACGTCGTCCGCGACGCCGTCGACGACGTCGGCGCCGTCGTCCACCTCGCCGGCGACCCCCGGCCCGAGGCTCCGTGGGAGAGCGTCCTCCGGAACAACATCGACGGCACCCAGACCGTCCTCGACGCCGCCGTCGACGCGGGCGTCGAGAAGTTCGTGTTCGCGTCCTCGAACCACGCGGTCGGCCACTTCGAGACCGAGCGCAAGCCCGACCTCTACAAGCGCGACCACGACTACCGCCTCGACGGCTCCGAGCTCCCGCGGCCCGGCAACCTCTACGGCGTCTCGAAGGCCACCGGCGAGACGCTCGGCCGGTACTACCACGACGAGCACGACCTCTCCTTTGTCGCCGTCCGCATCGGCAACCTCACCGCCGGTCACCCGCCCATCGACTACGAGCGCGGGCAGGCGATGTGGCTGTCGCCGCGGGACTGCGCGCACCTCTTCGACTGCTGTCTGCGCGCGGACTACGGCTACGAGATCGTCTACGGCATCTCCGACAACGACAGGAAGTACTACAGCCTGGAGCGCGCCCGGGAAGTGCTGGGGTACGACCCCCAGGACAACTCCGCAGAGTGGGACGGCGACGAGCGGGTCCCCGACGCGGAGTAA
- a CDS encoding M48 family metalloprotease, with translation MAIVGTILFAFYSLAVLAAWAFFGQTTTILGIAIVGSILLVGVQYKIGKWAALRSVGAEDMDERQYQQIHQFVEKVCRERDLKKPNLKIASMGVPNAFAVGRRGNGTVVVSRELIQLLDRDELEGVIAHELAHIDNRDVVMMVLGQGVASVVGIVAQYIVLFTGDNDLADFFLAIVVGNLVQFLVMLFVLAISRYREYVADADAKRIINGGDPLARALEKIQQGNQRSRDSKIDENVNALCIFGADRGLLQKLVSTHPPTEKRIQRLRS, from the coding sequence ATGGCCATCGTCGGCACCATCCTCTTCGCGTTCTACTCTCTGGCGGTGCTGGCAGCCTGGGCGTTCTTCGGCCAGACCACCACTATCCTCGGCATCGCCATCGTCGGTAGCATCCTGCTCGTCGGCGTCCAGTACAAGATCGGCAAGTGGGCGGCGTTACGCAGCGTCGGCGCCGAGGACATGGACGAACGGCAGTACCAGCAGATCCACCAGTTCGTCGAGAAGGTCTGCCGCGAACGGGACCTGAAGAAGCCGAACCTGAAAATCGCGAGCATGGGCGTGCCGAACGCGTTCGCGGTCGGCCGCCGCGGCAACGGCACGGTCGTCGTCTCCCGCGAGCTCATCCAGCTGCTCGACCGCGACGAACTCGAGGGCGTCATCGCCCACGAGCTCGCGCACATCGACAACCGCGACGTCGTCATGATGGTCCTCGGGCAGGGAGTCGCGTCGGTTGTCGGCATCGTCGCCCAGTACATCGTCCTGTTCACGGGCGACAACGACCTCGCGGACTTCTTCCTCGCCATCGTCGTCGGCAACCTCGTGCAGTTCCTCGTGATGCTGTTCGTGCTCGCCATCTCCCGGTACCGCGAGTACGTCGCGGACGCCGACGCCAAGCGCATCATCAACGGCGGCGACCCGCTCGCCCGCGCCCTCGAGAAGATCCAGCAGGGCAACCAGCGCTCCCGTGACTCCAAGATCGACGAGAACGTGAACGCGCTGTGCATCTTCGGCGCGGACCGCGGCCTCCTCCAGAAGCTCGTCTCCACGCACCCGCCCACGGAGAAGCGCATCCAGCGCCTCCGCTCGTAG